The Candidatus Korarchaeota archaeon NZ13-K nucleotide sequence AATGCTGTGTTCAGGTCATCAGCAGCTCCCATGCTCCTCAAGCCCTGCATCCGAAGGAAGCTGATCCTCTCGCCCAAGCAGGGTAAAAGATATTCCCAGGAATGCGAGCAGTTCTATGAAATGGGATCAGGGATCCATTCCTTCCTGTTCTATGTATTTCAGGAGCTTTCTCATTATTTCATCCATCTCCTCCACCCTCTGCAATAGCGAATAGAGCATCTCATGATCCACTTCCGCGTAGATATGGACGAGTATGTCTCTCAAGCCCGCCATCGAGGAGAGCCTATTCCCCTCCTCAGCTGTGAGAACTCCATGATTGGCAAGCTCCTTGCTAACTTCTTGATACCTAGAGGGCGTTAGCCAACCCTTCTTGGATATTATGAAGCTTCCCGTATCCAGGAGGGCCTCTATAGCGACATGAAAGTTTCTCTCAGTGGCGTCAATTACCAGAGGGTTGCTGAGAAACTCCTCCTTACTCATCTCTTTTACCTTACTCAGCTGGAGCGTTGCCCTCCTGAACCTCTCTATCCTACCTATCAGACCGGGACTGGGCACCTCTGATCGCCTCCATCATCCCTTTAGCCATGATATCGTAGTGATACTTAAAGTCCAGGAACTCCATTATCGCCCTGGCCTTGTCCTCCGCCAGCTGCGTCTCATCTCTGACCAACACAACTATCCCCTCCTTGAAGATCTCATAGCGGAGGGGAGGAGGGGCATCGTCAAGATCGACTGGGTGGACAGGCATTCCAATCTCAAGCTCCAGCTCCGAGGCAAGCCTTCCCAGCTCCATCAGATCCGGCTTTCTATGGAGCTTTAAAGCTAAATCAACATCGCTGTCCTCCCTCATCTCCCCTCTTGCTGCCGATCCGAATAGTATCGCATAGATAACGCTATCCTCTCTGAGCAAAGCCCTGTTTAGCCTCTCCTTCAGCACGATCAGCTCCATCATGCGATCTGCTTTTGAGTGCTTAATAATGATGCTTGAAGCTGGGAGCTGCTGGGCTTAGATGAAATCCGATGTTCGGCAGGAGATACTCTGTGCAAACCGCTTTCTCCGTGCGCTGAAAGCACTTCAGCAGGCGTTGAGAAGCTCATATCTCAAAATTCTTCTCAAGAGTGAAGATAGCGTTCATTGGAGCCGCTTAATCCGCCAGAAGATCGAAGAAAGGCCATTCAGGTGCCTCTAATTATCTTCAAAATGAGATCAGCGGCTTCTAAACAAAATAAACGATGTCTCCTCACCAACTTGAACATGAGCGTGTCACCGCATGTGCAAGGAGCTCCTGGACTTGGGCACTGAACATGGGCAGCATCCTCCTATTCCCGGACTCTCAAGCAGCTCTCTAGCCTCCCCGGCCTCGATGAGGCCCCCGGTTAGCCTGCAGGGAGCGATCCCAGGGTCGAGGCGTCGAGCATTGAGGAGACGGGAGCATCAGCCCATCTGCTCACCCTGACGCTCGATGGCTTCGCCCGAACGCGCAGCGGGGATGCTAGCGGACGAAGCCTGAGGGAGCAAACCTCAGCGGCCCGGTCCATCCTTGCCACGATCCCTCGAGCAGCCCCGGGCCCGCCGATAGGGTTATAAGGGGGGCGCGCGATGACTCTCTGTGAGGCTGAGCGACGAGCTTGTTGAGAGGATAATAGAGCTGGCGATAAATCACCTCAGGAAGAACTCGGGGAAGAGGGTGAGGATCGGGGATGAGGAGGTCGACCTCGGAACCCTCGCGGAAGCCCTCTCTAAGATGAGCAGGGACGCTAAGAGGGAGCTAGCTGAGGAGATAGTGAACGCCGTCCTGGGCCAGAAGGAGTGTTGAATTCAAGCCGGGATTGGGAACCTTCCTACTAGCGGATGATCCGAGTCCCGGAAGCGTTACGGCGTCGATGATCACGAGCCCATCGCTAGAGCTTAGCAGGGGTCTGGGGCGATCGTTGAAGAGATCACGGGGACATGGAGTAATGTAAGCGTCCATCGACCAGCCTCCCTGCGAAGAGCATTCCTTCACTTCCAGGCTGTATCTCAAAGCGGAGCTAGTATACATCCACTTTGGAGGGTTCCAGTCCAAGGAGCGTTAACGCCGTTCCACCGATGGCGTAGAAAGAAACCTCCCCTGAGGTGAACCTCGAGGCTACATCTTTCAAGAGCATAATCAGGGAGTTCCTATCCATCCAGAACGACCTCCTGCTTTTTCGGCCATCCAGGCACATCTTTTCCTCTAATGACAGCTTCTATTGCCCAGTGTCTAGCTAGAAAAGGCTTGTTCCTTCTGTAGAAAGTCATGCACAATCCCTTAAGCCTGTAATCATCCGCTAGGAGGCAGGCATGATCGAACACCTCCTGAGGACTCAGTTCCCTCCTGGGCAACGCGTACTCCCTCATTTCGGGTAGGAATAGTGGAACACCGAAGCTGGGAAACGCTGAGAAAGCGGTCAAGGTTCCTCCCCCCATCCTGCCCTGTTCCTGATGATGGCCTGCTTCCCATTCGTCCATAGCACAACTCCACCGTTCACCTTGAAGCGAGAGGCTAGGTGGGAGTGGTAGCCGACCAGAAGTTCGTGGAGAGGTCCCGACTCGGGTTTCGCCATGTGGTGGGATACGGACATCCTATAGGGAAGGACCTCAATCCAGCCCTCATCGGTCAACAATCTGAACCACCTGTGGAAGGTGGCTCTGCTGAGGAGGGAAAGCCTCATCACCTGACCGATATCCAGAGGCCTCGGGGCGGAGAGGAGTATCCTGACCGGGGCATCCGAGAGGAGCCTGGGGTTGGGTATCAGGTTCATTTCAATAGCCAGGGCTAGGGCCCTGGCGTGGGTCGTTCCTGCCAGGGAGACGACACCTTCATGAAGCTCCGTCAGGCCCTTCCCCCTGAGATCCCTGAGCAGATCGTACATGGAGGATCTTGAGAGGTTCAACCTGGAGCGAAGCTCCTCCACCGAGGTGCTCCCTGAGACTAGCACCCTCACGACCTCGAATCCAGTGGGCGAGAGCATTCCGTTTCATTCACCCGGACAGATATATAAATTGGTCCGGTGATATGAGACAGTTCCTAAACCTGGGCCCTGACAGAACCCTCATAAACTATGCCTGTGATAGAGTGGGAGCACGCTCCGCGGATCGCTCCCGGGTGAGCGGCTCGGGAGGTGACCCACCTCAGAGCGGAAACGTTTTTACTGCGACCAGCCCGTCAGTCGTGATGATCGCCATAGCCGAGAACCTGAGGACCGAGAGATCCTGGAGGGAGCTGATCAGGGCTCTGATCCAGGAGCTAAGCGAGCTCCTTCCGGACAAGGTCAGGCTCGTTGTTGCCCTCCCCTCCCCGGAGGACAGGCTCTACGACTCCAACGTGCTCGTGATGCTGGATGAGTGCGACCCGAAGGCGAGCATGCTCGTGATGAGAGCAACGGTTAACGCTGAGGAGAGGCTCGGGGTGGGGGGAGTGCTCAGCCCCCTCGTGGTCGGGCCCGAGGACAGGGACGCAGTGGAGAGGTTCAGGGAGCATGGCGGAGAGGTCCTTGAAGGTAAGGAAGAGTGAGGTCCTGTTCGAGGAGGCGAGGAAGGACCTGGAGGTGGGCTGCTATAACAAGGCGGTGAGCGCCGCCTATTTCTCAGTCAGGCTCATGGCAGAGGCCCTGATAGGGGACATTCGGACGACGAAGGACGATAAGATAGCGAACGCCCTCGGGAGACTGCTGGGCCGGGATGCGAGGGAGAGGATGATGTGGCTTTTCGGGGAGAGGAAGAGGGCGGATCACAGGGTCCACCTCTTCGACGAATCGACGGCCACGCAGGTGCTCGAGGTGGCCAGGGAGCTGCTGGAGAGGATGAAGGGGAGGATAAGGGACCTCTGAATGGAATTGCTGCCTCCTGGCCGGCCCATAGCGTAAGCGCTCCCCTTCTCGGTCCCATATCCATCGCTCTATGACAGCTCCACGTAAAATGATGCGCATGATTCAGCGTTGCACTGGGTGAATCCGCTCCCTTTCCATTTGCGAGGTCGGATATCACCGATCCAAGGCGGGAAAGCCAGGGCTGACCAATCTCTCCTTGGAGAGTATCCTCCTCACCCTCTCCCCGTTCACGCCCATCTCCACCAGTACGTCCTCGATTCCCCTTCCCTTATCCAGCTCTTCCGCGAGTCTGACGGCCTTCTCATAGCCGATCAGATGGGCTAGGATGGTTATCAGCGCCCTGCTGGACATCGCCAACTCTTTGCACCTCTTCTCGTTCACCCAGATCCCTTCCAGGCTTCGGATCAGCTTGCTCATGCCTCACTCAGCAGATCTACCTCCCTGATCAGGGTCCAGCCAGCCAGGGGAATGCTCATGGACAGCTCCAACTCTCCCAAGAGGCCTGCGGAGGTTAGGGAGGCGTCAAATCCGATCAAGTGGCTGACCGCCATCTGGACCGCTTCCTGCGTCACGGGATTCACCTTGCCCGGCATGATGCTGCTGCCAGCAAGCCCGATCCCCAGCCTGATCTCGTTGAAGTCCGTGGCCGACCCGGAGAACATGAGCCTGATGTCCTGCGACAGCCTGTGAAGGTCAATGGCTATGGTCCTTAGGACTCCGCTGACAGCTACTAGGCCACTAACCAGCCTCATCGATCTGGACCTCACCCTCTCCATACCAGGAAGACCTTACCCCTCCCGCTGAGCCTCAGACCATCGCAGTCCATCATGAACACGCGTGAGCCTCCAATTTAAGCTCTGTGTAGCAGACTTCAAGCTCGGGAATCGTATGAATTGCGTGATCACTAGTTTTGAGGGAGGCAGATCGGAGGGCGAACTCCAAGATCGTATTATCCAGTCAAACTCCCCCGATAAGCGGAACACGGGCGATACCATCATCTTTAGCTCGGCTGGTCGTGAGGGTCCTGCACCTAGCTGGACGGGGGAAGGGAGTTTTATATAAGCTCGCACCCTTTCATCCTGTGGAGAGGATATACGAAAAGTGGATGGAGAAGGCCAGAAGGTTCCTTCAGGTGGCCAGGAGGGACTTGGATGATGGATACTACGATTTCGCAGCACTTAACTCTCAACAGGCCGCCGAGTTCGCCTGAAGGCCCTGCTCATAAGGAAGACTGGATACAAGCCCTACACCTACTCTATATCCGAACTGCTCGACGCCCTCTTTGAGGTACTCGATGTCCCAGATGCCCTGAGGGAATGCGAGGGCTTGGAGGAACACTATGTTCAAGCTAGGTACCCGGACGCCAGACTGAGGGATTACAGGAGGGAGGAGGCGGAGAAAGCGGTCGATTGCGCGGAGGTGATAGTCTCTTATGTTGAGGGGATTCTTGAGGAGGATGGTAGAGAGGGATAGAAAGAGGAGAAAGAAGCTTGAGGAGATCGTGAAGAGGTACGATGTCACAGCTGTGTTGTTCGGCTCAAGGGCCAGGGGAGATGCCACTCCAGCAAGCGACTACGACCTGCTCCTGATCTACGAGGACTCATCCACCTTGGAGCGACTCCTAGGAGACCTCAGGGAGGCACGAATTCCCGTGGATGTCTATTCCTTCACACTGGAGGAGGCTTTAGAGGCCCTTCCATACTCCACCTTGATTCTGGACGCCCTGACGGAGGGGATAGTCCTCAAGGAGAGCCTTCCCCTGAAACCGCTGACGGAGAAGCTGAAGTCTCTGAAGAGGAGGGGGTACAGGAGAGTGGAGGGAGGCTGGATCATCCGTTGAAGTGGTGAGGATCACGCGGAAACGTTTTCATCCCTCCTCTCGGTCAGAATGGGTCGGATCCGAGCTGGGTGGGATATCACCGGCCTAGGGAATGCGCCATGTCCCCTGGACGTGGGTGGGAGGGATCCCGCGTCGGTAAGATCGTCGCTGTTCTGGAGACAGCGTCCCTCGAAGCTACCTTCTTCCTGATCGCCTGCTATATCTACGCCACGCGCACCTCCCTCGCCCTTCACGGCTGGCTGACCAAGGCCGCGATGATCCTCCTGGCCATTCTGGGAATAGCTATTCACGGAATCACCGAGTAGCTACGGGCTCTCCCTCAGGAACCCGAGAAAGGATCTGAAGTGGAGCCTCTACATCCTCCTGATCATGTTCGGCCCGGGGGGATCGTCGCTTTCCTATGCATCCTGGCGGGGCTGGGATCTCCCGGGGAGGTGAATTTGGGTAGGCTGGCTGGGGACGCCCTCTGCTATCCAGTCATGGTTGGCTTCGCTGAGGAGCTCCTCTTCAGGGGCTACGTGCAGTCCAGGCTCAACGAGGTGCTCACCCGCGAGTACGGCAGCCTGATAGGTTTCAGGTTCACCTGGCATCAGGGGACCCTGATAACAGCGATATTCTACTTCGGCCTGCCACACCTGCTGACGGACATCAATCCTTTCACCGGGGACTTCGAGGTGGGCGCGGGGACAGTCCTGATAGCCCTATCAGCGTGCTTCCTCAGGAT carries:
- a CDS encoding CPBP family intramembrane metalloprotease, whose amino-acid sequence is MEPLHPPDHVRPGGIVAFLCILAGLGSPGEVNLGRLAGDALCYPVMVGFAEELLFRGYVQSRLNEVLTREYGSLIGFRFTWHQGTLITAIFYFGLPHLLTDINPFTGDFEVGAGTVLIALSACFLRMIFGVMREKTGKWSSRQ
- a CDS encoding nucleotidyltransferase domain-containing protein, giving the protein MLRGFLRRMVERDRKRRKKLEEIVKRYDVTAVLFGSRARGDATPASDYDLLLIYEDSSTLERLLGDLREARIPVDVYSFTLEEALEALPYSTLILDALTEGIVLKESLPLKPLTEKLKSLKRRGYRRVEGGWIIR
- a CDS encoding HEPN domain-containing protein, giving the protein MKVRKSEVLFEEARKDLEVGCYNKAVSAAYFSVRLMAEALIGDIRTTKDDKIANALGRLLGRDARERMMWLFGERKRADHRVHLFDESTATQVLEVARELLERMKGRIRDL
- a CDS encoding nucleotidyltransferase domain-containing protein: MMELIVLKERLNRALLREDSVIYAILFGSAARGEMREDSDVDLALKLHRKPDLMELGRLASELELEIGMPVHPVDLDDAPPPLRYEIFKEGIVVLVRDETQLAEDKARAIMEFLDFKYHYDIMAKGMMEAIRGAQSRSDR
- a CDS encoding DUF86 domain-containing protein — encoded protein: MPSPGLIGRIERFRRATLQLSKVKEMSKEEFLSNPLVIDATERNFHVAIEALLDTGSFIISKKGWLTPSRYQEVSKELANHGVLTAEEGNRLSSMAGLRDILVHIYAEVDHEMLYSLLQRVEEMDEIMRKLLKYIEQEGMDP